The nucleotide sequence actttcagaaatgatgtaatcattaatttaatttaatcgtacaaatgacaaagtaattgtaatttaatcaattacattgaaagtaatcggacccatctctgtgTCGGTCCTAAATTTCAGTATTGATATCTTCATGCTAAAAGTTCTAactgttttcatttttaatgttttgtcgaGTCCTATAAGCATTCATATCACGACAGATGTAGACACTTAACAAAGTATCAACCGTCTGAAGTAGGTTTTATATAGTATTTGTGGTGTTCTGTCCTCTCGAGCTAGTATTCATCAACTGTCACTTGTTATCATCTAGGATTTTTGTTTATAAGTTGTCACTTAACTTCCAGATCGAACTGTTGACATTTGACCAGAACTTACTCATTAGAGGGTATCTAATGTCAGATCTGTATGATGAGGGCTTCTCTTTCCTTTTTACTACGTTAAGATTTTTTTAAGTATACCCACCATACAATGTGTCCACTTAACTTACTTTAACATAGTCTAGTTTAAATTGCGGTCGCTTTCTGCTGTAGACAAAGCGTTAGACTAAAATGAATGCATTTTCTTTTCCTATTCTGTATTTACCATTCCTTAACGGAGCTGTTCCGGTGGTTGTGTCTAATAACGAGTTTTATGAATTTCATTATAACTTTATTAATTGTTGTTAATATGTATCACAGATGACTACAGAGATGTTTGACTTGTTGATTTCCCTTCACCTTTCCTCAGTTGTGGTATCACCGCTTGTAAAGTATTCCATTTACTTGCCACGAAACCATATTAGACACTTATAGTACCCGAGGAAATGTGATTCCATAAGAACAAGAAAATTCAACACAGTTTTTTTTCActacagtgtttctgttgtttcattgttttcctcttttagttgaaatgtttccctcagttttagtttttaacccggatttgtttggtgtttttagctcaatcgatttatgactttcgaacagcggtatattactgtatATTCTTTATTTGAACATTGTTCACGGTGTTGTTTTGCCAATTGTTTTAATGTTGATGTTGCTCTTGTGGGGCAGGtagtcatatattttttttcattttgttatgttgttttctttatactttttattgttgggtttcacttttgaaaaaagtaaaatcacaaaaatactgaactccgagtaaaattcaaaacggaaagtaactaatcaaatgggaaaatcaagcgctcaaacacatcaaacgaagcgattacaactgtaatattcctgacttggtacaggcacttttttatgtggaaaatggtggtttgaacatGGTTGTATGTGCAGATTTGCGTTTTTGTTTATATAGTGTAGCTATGAAGTATAATGTagataaaatgaaattattttaacaGTAGTATGTATTAAAAAAGTTTTACATGAAATTTATTTTACAGTCTAGCATTATTCTTAATAAAATggtacttgtattttatatttgtaactTGTCTGTTTTGTATTGTGTATATACTCTGCATttactgtatatttatgtattgcaagtagtgaggctatgataaaatattgaatctgaatatatatatttaacaaacaCTTGATCTTTGcaattaagattttaatttttaattaaagttcAATTACAAAGTATATAAAAGTTTCTAACTGCTGGAATAAAACAACTGTTAAAGCTAATAGTATTTACTGTATAACCACAAAATGCATACATGGCTTCGTTAATTGCCCTCACTTGTGGTTGCATTTATGTATTAAGCTCTTCAAGTTTtgtttctaatattacaatatgtATTTGGTTTAAAATCGTGGTGATGTTTCTGTTGTAATCTTCTTATGTAAGCATATTGGACTTCAGTATGAATAAATCCTGGACATTAAAGGAACATTCGCTGACTGTGTTGAATTTGCTCTAGGGACAATGATAATCCGTTATTCAAATACTAACCAATTATCGTCCACGATGTTCCGAGAGCGGAATGACACTTTTATATTAACAATGGCCATTTAAAACCTTAACAAAGCTGACACTGTTGGAAGTCGCCATTAACGAGAAAATTGGTTCAGTCaacaagaaaatgtatttattggaGAATAATAGAGAACGATTTTACGCTAAATATTAACAAGAAGTGTTGATAAATATTATACTAGGGTTTAAACAACGTGTTGTTATAATCTGTACTGTCAATATACCTAGTAGTTTGAATGGTCAGTTGTTCGGCCAATACGGACAACAGTGGACAGTAAACAATCAGAgataatgtgtcaatatttgtccTATTGTCAACCACAAGTGGATGGAGTTTGTATCAATTGTGGATAGATTGGCTTCTGTGCGGTTGTTACTGTGCATTGATCAGAGAATTCACTATAAAAAGAAGACAAGCGCTTCAATGTGACATTGTATTTTTTGTAATGATTTGTACTTTGTATTACTTATCAGATGTTTTCATTCAGATGAATTTTAGATACAAATATTTTAGAAGCATATAAAACCACGATATAAGGAAAGTGCCGTGTAGCACCTGGAAGACATTCAAAGACGCAGGgaaaagaataagaatatttagtCAGTTTTAGATATGTACATGTGattattatttgttgtttttgaattaaaaaaaatgtatttattgataCGTAATTTGCATTTATTGAATTGTTAATTGAATTTATTGTTTATGACTTGTATTTGTTACTGTATTGTACCATTTGTTCGTATACTATTTCATTTATTCAAGGaatgatattttttctgtctatgaagaaataacataaaaaatgtggtgtacaCTAAATAACCCTCGTAGttggttattttaaagtgtacaccacattgtttatgttatttcgaatagacagataaattgttacagttatttcttataatttaatttgaaacctgagaaaaacatgaaaaaccgTTGATGaggtcacggtcacatgacttaattatgtctatgggctgataaactaaacaacgtcagccaatcagaagacgcgtgacatccaaaattaaattatttatatttaacgTTAATTGTAATTGCATATTTGAAATGAATTATGATTTGAACTCAtttgttgtaaataaataaaatggagTTGTTTAAACTCAATAATTTACTCTCTTAAAACTCGGTATGAATTCCTTTGAAAATAAAACCGACGTTGGAAAATTGACGATAGTTACAGTGTAATATCTGCATATTTACGGGGTTTTGTTTGAAactgttaaataacaaaaataccgaactccaagaaaaattaaaaacagaaaatccCTTTTCAAATAGCAaagtttaaatatgtttaaacttgtTTTAGTTCGTACAGATCttttgatttataaatgtttaaatacgaAGACGGAATGGTCAAATGTTTATATTAATCATTAAAAAGCAGTTATgttaatatgcaaatattttattttattcatgtcTTAACTCGTATGTTATTTCTACTTTTAAATGCTGTAggatttgtcctggtaaaatgaTAAAACTTGACAAACAGAGGACAATTACACAACAAACATGTTCTAAACATAATTAAAaggaggcgaaagataccaaagggaaaggACTTAATTcagtttctcatttttatattcgATACATATAAGTAAAAGGCAACAGAAGTCTACCGATGTTCAAAAATTCGTAAATACgcatttttaaaatacatatcaaTACAAAAAGGACTGATGGAATCGTCTGAACTCCAAAAGGAGGCGAGCCCACGTGCATTACCAGAGTAAGTGTCTTCTGCTTTGCATGAAAGCAACATTACCGTAGAGTATACAGTTTTCAGCGTATATTTTTTtcgcctaacagaagttcccctgaaaactttgttataaacaatgtcagaAAATCAATCGTTTTAGAACAAATATTTCATACCCTTTATTCCGTAATTGAAAATAATATGACACAACATTTCTTCCACTtcgaacttatattatgaaggaaatTCTGTTTCATGACATGATCACTTCAGAAAGCCGAGTaggacatatattttttttcgaataaaataaaattaaagtaatCAGAAATTGTTTGTAATATTGTCCATATGCGTTCTGTATATTTTGTACTTCCATTTTTCGGAAGGATATTTAAAATGCTTTATCTCGGAAAGTCTAACAAAACCATCTCTCATTTTTCGTCAATAGTTTTGCAGCTTTTCGAGTTCGAATTCCACTCAATTCCTTAACATAAACCATGAGATCGCCAATTTATTCCTGACCAAaatgtaaaaacacaaaaatactgaactccgaggaaaattcaaaacggaaagtccctaatcaaatggcaaaatcaaaagctcaaacacatcaaacgaatggataacaactgtcatattcatttttcttatgtagaaaatggaggattgaacctgtttttttatagctaacttaacctctcacttgtatgacattcgcatcaaattatattgacaacgatgcatgGACAAAACAAACgaacataacaggtaaaaatgtcaaaaatagaggtacagcagtcagcattgtgttacaatctttattactataaaaacaaacaaatatgtagcaaagaagcacaaaaatgtatatatcaaatttagcaacctcattggtttttttttggtttttttgtcaGACGGAATTTTCGAAAGAAATCAACGTCATATGTAGTCATGTGGCCTtttattgcttacatccacttcttttgaactttggtggatagttgtctcattggcaatcatctccTTATGTTTATAATCATACTATATGGCAATACCGTACCAGAGCACTGGCTGCTATTCACTGATGAAATCCACCAATCTACCAGCAGTGAAGGTCGTCAAACAAACAAACGATACCACACCATATAACATATACCCAAACTAATCATAAAATGACAAACGTAggaaaaataatttatgatataaattaaACTTGAAATCGAAGCTGTCGAGTTAGTTGAGTTTAGAATAATTGGAATTGGTGGCGAATTTAAGTCGTATATTCATATTGGacaacaaatttatttctttCATATATAAGATAACAAAAAGAATGTAACCACACTGATTACAATACATGTCAATAAATTATAAATCTAAAAGAAAAAACAGAAACCTTGTCACATTGACAAGTACACAAAGGGATATTGGCAAATGCTTAAAGATTCCAAATTTCTATAATGTATTACTTAATTGCACTGCAACACTCGGAATCTTCAGAATGTACCATTCGTTTGctaatttaaaattgtttgtataatcGTAGCACGTGAACTGGAAGCACTATCAATGTCCATTCGTATATCTCTGGTATAGACGTTCTAACGACTGACAACAATTAAAACACACAGAtgatttgttcatgttgtttcaTCGGGATCCGTTTCCACGACATCTATTTCCTCTTCCGGTTCCGATTCGTCATGGTGTTGGTTATTTGGCACTGATATCGTCGAAGCACTAGATTTAAAATGACTAAATGGAAAACTTGCTGGGTGTTTGAAATAATTGTCTTCTGTGTTTGATTCTGGTGTATCACAATCTCGCGAGTGTTCATCTGATTGGTTGTTGGTATCTGTTGAAGAATCAAGTGGCTTTTTCTGAAGCTTTTTGTGTTTCATCCTCCTATTCTGGAACCATGTCTTTACCTATTAAAAAACCAAGCGACTTCTTATTTTCTTCTTGTTtgaattttcataattatttggcAGATGATTGTGTAATTTTGCATATCTAAACATCTGACACTAAAAGGATACAAGTGTATTTGATTATCTTTGCGACGCTACCTATAATTGATATTTGAATGATATGCATAGCTGTGTCTGAAGACACCTGAATCAAACCTATGTTTCTCATAGACTaatttaaacaattatagttcaaACTTCATTAGCTATGctactttttttaattatatcttTATTTCTAATTCGATTATGAGAATGTTTCTTGACACTTGAATACTACCTGTGTTTCTGATACATAAGACATGACTTTTCTGATTGACACCCAAACCATACATGTATTTTTGATGTACTAAAGTAAAGCTACTTCTTATTGACACTCGTATTACCTCATATTCTGTGTTTCGGATACACTAATAAAGGTTTTCTTCATTTTAACGCTTTAAGCATACATTTTGTACCTTTGTCTGTGATAAACTGGGAAATTAGTATTCGTGTCCGACACTTGAAACATACCTCTATTTCTTATAAATATGCATGGCTTTTAAATTGCCCCTTGAATCACATCTGTGTTTCTGATGCATTAATAAATGCTTATTTTTGATTTATGCTTATTGGATCATACCTGTGTTTCTGATAAGCTTAGTTGTGCTGCCAATTCTACCCTCTCTGGTGTAGAAAGATATCTTTGTGTTTCAAATCTCTTTTCTAGACCATTGAGTTGTTGGTCACTAAATACTGTCCGAGCTTTCCTTCGCCGACAATGTTTTCCTGGACTGTCGTGTTGGAATAACGGATTCAGAGGAAATCCTGAAAAcaaaattgtatgttttaaaacCAGTTTCTAATTTTACTTATCATCAACCCTATAACAACATTTACAGATATACGTGTGCATTTCATATCAGTTTTGAAACATGGTTTTTAATTGGCGTTCAAGTATACACATGATATagacaatacaaaataaaattcttgAATTTATGAATTGTAAAAACATCTGCGATCAAGGTATACTTAAAATTCCTTGGTTTAGAAAAGtttaatgattttttataaatgtaaaaagaCATTTTGTTTGACTTTTTGCGATCAACTTTATAGTTCCATCCTTTGTGAATGTCACTTTAGATGATAGATTTGTAACCCAAAAAATAGGAATTGGTTTGTATCAAGTGAAACAGTAATCTCGTAAAGCAAATAACGGTAAATAGATTATGTTTATCAACaagtaaaaatatatactttatttaCTTTTTGGCAATATTGATAGTATAACAGCAATATTTAGTCGCTTGGAATTTTGTAGTTTAATTTAGTAAAACATCGACAACCTTAAAATCCCATCTATCTGTCCAATTGGGTAAAAATAATAAAGGTTGAGTATTGAATAACAAGATCGAAACGAGAAttaaagatttatgaaaaatttacGTATTGTTGTCACGAAAAGTAACTTATAAAAGGAAAAACGAACTAAATTGTTACAACAAAACCCAGTGGCATGCTTATTTCCTTATTTActttttcattctttaattgaATACACtgttaatacaataataaaccaATTACTAGTATGTAAGTAGTATATACCAACACACATACTAGAATAAATAcctatttatatttagtgtatgtGCTGAAACTGATATATGTATACTTCCTTGTCATGAGATGAAAAGGAAATCAAAATAATACATCTtgtattgttttatgtatttcataGTTTATTATATAGaataggggcgaaagataccagagggacagtcaaacttttaatcgaaaataaacccaCAACGccatagaaaacaaagaaaaagacaaacagacaaactatagtacacatgacacaacatagaaaactaaataataagcaacacgaacccaatcaaaaatttggggggatctcaggtgctccttaTCCTTATCGCCCTTAATTCGACTTTTCGTTGCattcttgaaaaaagtattaaaagCATCAAAAACCATaagtaaacaattaaaagtaAGTATCTATAAACCTAGAAACCTCGACAAGAAGGTCTTTGGGCATTCATTTATCAATTTTCTGAACTGTATATTACACGGTATAATACGAGCAAACAATAACATTTGTTACAGGGACTAACTTGCTTGATAGAGTATGTAATATGTTGTCTGTAGACTATAGAATCAGACAAATTAATGACTTATGGGAAATATACAATTAATGTAATTGTTTACTTCCTCTATgtgcatatatttgtttttcaatatccACAATATTGCTATTAATgctaccttaaaaaaaaatttaaaaaaatgtcaagtaTGTGCGAAGTCGCTAAATGCCAcgtttaatttgaagtttttatatttaatttcgaATTAAAAATTATCTGCATTTCGAAATTCGCAACTTTCCaatctaaaatttgtaataaaaattggTCCATTGTACAACATCCCTAGACGACCGTGTACATGTACCGTATAAATGAATGTTTTGGTGATGAATgccattatttatatatatgcagTAATAATTCTATACTGATCTTATAGGAAAATACATTCTTAAATAGTTTACATCAGATCCATCTGTACTGACATTTCAAAAGATGCTGTCCTGATGTCACTGTCAGCTGCAACCTTATCTTTCTATAGATATCAAGAAACTGTCTTAAGTCTTCTGAATAGGTATATTTTCAGTCTTATTGTCTATTTAAGTAACATTTACGTTATTAGTCTCCCGACTGTTCTGTCATATCGTGTTTAGTAACAAACTTtaggttttaaaaataaatatatgagaTTTAAATAGAGACACGAATGCTCATTTAATTGTCTCAAAAGCACACCAACGGATCAAATGTTTCGTGAGGAAGgctttaaggatgtttgcttgtcatgttttggaattgttgtcagattttcgaaatcctctggttttatccatttgaatgccttaaaaaaaattgcctttggacccccatttttctctttataaatcttttacatgtataattataagccaattgtataagtcttataaaatcttatttattttttaatagttattGAGAACTtcaactggtcaatgataaagctatgaaaaatcaagctatgaaaaatcaagagagaacatttttttctgccaaaattccaatggctaatatctcgaaaacaagcacattgaccactattttttttttttttttttttttattttttaatttctcaattaatcccctatcaatatatactagtgttatggaaagctatttatcttaaaactgagcagcgaacttcctaaatagcatttttagaattttaaagcAACTGGGGATGGTGTTgtgttttttaaatgtattatttttacttAAATTCCAAACATGTTGATTCATCAGGGATATATTTTTTCAAACGTTTAAATGTCTTAGACAAATGAATTTTCAAGAGAATAACCGTTGAAAGGGGGATAACTCTATTTCATTCCTTTGAACTCTGCTTTTAATTATTCTCATAATgtgaattatttcaatattttaaagacCCTATATGATGTACAAGACAGGAACATCAGAAACC is from Mytilus galloprovincialis chromosome 6, xbMytGall1.hap1.1, whole genome shotgun sequence and encodes:
- the LOC143079028 gene encoding brain-specific homeobox protein homolog codes for the protein MNISSFSENSSSRPTSFFIEDILLNKPKTMCRAEINHGLFRPGIPEYGFQCIPGTHLLYPHQVLQAQNFLHKHSDHPFLIPTAGFPLNPLFQHDSPGKHCRRRKARTVFSDQQLNGLEKRFETQRYLSTPERVELAAQLSLSETQVKTWFQNRRMKHKKLQKKPLDSSTDTNNQSDEHSRDCDTPESNTEDNYFKHPASFPFSHFKSSASTISVPNNQHHDESEPEEEIDVVETDPDETT